A genomic region of Persephonella marina EX-H1 contains the following coding sequences:
- a CDS encoding HIT family protein gives MERLYSPWRSQYIETYDKIEECFLCDAYRSDDDEKKLVLYRGKRVFVIMNLFPYNAGHVMVCPNEHIGDFTQIDHETLCEISKVTQMMVKALRKALNPEGFNIGYNLGRVAGAGLEDHIHNHIVPRWNGDTNFMPVIGEVKVISQDLKDIYTKIKKAIKEIEEEDAE, from the coding sequence ATGGAGAGATTATACTCACCATGGAGATCACAGTATATTGAAACATACGATAAGATTGAAGAATGTTTTTTGTGCGATGCATACAGATCCGATGATGACGAGAAAAAACTTGTTCTGTACAGGGGAAAAAGGGTTTTTGTTATCATGAACCTTTTTCCTTACAATGCAGGTCATGTAATGGTATGCCCAAATGAGCATATAGGAGATTTTACACAGATTGATCATGAAACCCTCTGTGAGATATCAAAGGTTACACAGATGATGGTAAAGGCATTAAGAAAAGCCTTAAATCCAGAGGGTTTTAATATTGGCTATAACTTAGGCAGGGTTGCAGGTGCAGGTCTTGAAGATCATATTCATAATCATATAGTTCCAAGATGGAACGGGGATACTAATTTTATGCCCGTTATAGGCGAGGTAAAGGTTATATCCCAGGATCTTAAGGATATTTACACAAAGATAAAAAAAGCTATAAAAGAGATAGAGGAAGAAGATGCTGAATAA
- a CDS encoding primosomal protein N', with translation MSDEFFEKDIYVEVALPVAQFMTFTYRIPSSLLRSVGDKKLIGRRVLVPFKKKGFSGIITDISQNTEDIRNIRDVIDFPDKKPVFPENYIKAIKNISDYYISPIGISLNNLIPEGLRWEYSREKKRWITKGEINYVITPDITRIDSSIKLTKRSRELLEILIEKGELSLDQIRELGFSKKTVDTLFEKGLIKKINIHLREGIRLRQEKGSFSTEKRRKGVYVYSFDDPDTRLKKYISIFSKLLKEGKTGIIIFPNVASVKKVYRDLNEKFGERVIPYFDGIPEKDKTDIWFSLMESSGFIIVGTYSSAFVPAKDLSLIIIEEEQSDSYKPLRTPRFDLRRAVYEIYRHSEGISVIYGSSVPSVESYYSLGKGLLKNLEKKEDITGINTEILIKKYEKGMYITELKKIPEDKTVLILSNRKGYASFLYCERCEEEVLCERCDYPLKIHKEDTKYTKCEVCGKKYQYLDRCLRCDLELKEIGTGTEKIYEDIKKIFPDQVSFIDEERKTRIKVGTTVMDKEFVYDRYDFVINVYPDIFLFMPDFKGDEVFFKSLFQPLFLSKERYIVLTNAKENPALLSLSEKKPSLFYESELENRKISGLPPFRRFILLTFEKKGLSIESVKSIFEKWLKDEKIRNIDYEGVFYAYRSKIRDRNRVQIILKDFKEKEKLKRLYEKSSEKGIKLIIDVDPKQIV, from the coding sequence TTGTCAGATGAATTTTTTGAAAAAGATATATACGTTGAGGTTGCACTCCCTGTAGCCCAGTTTATGACATTCACTTACAGAATACCCTCATCACTTTTAAGATCAGTTGGAGATAAAAAGCTCATAGGCAGAAGGGTTTTAGTTCCTTTTAAGAAAAAAGGTTTCTCAGGGATAATAACAGATATTTCGCAGAACACAGAAGATATAAGAAATATAAGGGATGTTATAGATTTTCCTGATAAAAAACCTGTATTTCCTGAAAACTATATAAAGGCTATAAAAAACATATCAGATTACTACATATCACCTATAGGTATCTCCTTAAACAATCTCATCCCTGAAGGTTTAAGGTGGGAGTACAGCAGGGAGAAGAAAAGATGGATAACTAAAGGTGAGATAAACTATGTTATAACACCAGATATAACGAGGATTGACAGTAGCATAAAGCTTACAAAAAGATCAAGGGAGCTTCTTGAGATACTTATAGAGAAAGGTGAGCTGAGTTTAGATCAGATAAGAGAGCTTGGATTTTCAAAAAAAACTGTTGATACACTTTTTGAGAAGGGTCTTATAAAAAAGATAAATATACATCTAAGGGAAGGGATAAGATTAAGGCAGGAGAAGGGATCTTTCTCCACAGAAAAAAGGAGAAAAGGGGTTTATGTATACAGCTTTGATGATCCAGATACAAGACTGAAAAAGTATATCTCTATTTTTTCAAAGCTTTTAAAAGAGGGAAAAACAGGAATAATAATATTTCCAAATGTAGCATCAGTAAAAAAGGTATACAGAGATCTGAATGAAAAATTTGGAGAGAGGGTCATACCTTACTTTGATGGAATTCCTGAGAAGGACAAGACAGATATATGGTTCTCACTGATGGAATCATCCGGATTTATAATTGTTGGGACTTACAGCTCAGCATTTGTCCCGGCAAAGGATCTCTCACTGATAATAATAGAGGAAGAGCAGTCTGACAGTTATAAGCCTTTAAGGACTCCAAGATTTGATCTGAGAAGAGCTGTTTATGAGATCTACAGACACTCAGAAGGAATATCCGTTATCTACGGCTCCTCAGTCCCCTCAGTTGAGAGCTACTACTCACTTGGTAAAGGACTTTTAAAGAATCTGGAAAAAAAGGAAGACATTACCGGTATAAATACGGAGATTTTGATTAAAAAGTATGAAAAGGGTATGTATATCACTGAGCTTAAAAAGATCCCTGAGGATAAAACGGTACTTATTTTAAGTAACAGAAAAGGTTACGCATCATTTCTTTACTGTGAAAGATGTGAGGAGGAAGTTCTGTGTGAGAGATGTGATTACCCATTAAAGATCCACAAGGAAGACACCAAATATACAAAATGTGAGGTATGTGGGAAGAAATACCAGTATTTGGACAGATGCTTAAGATGTGATCTTGAACTTAAGGAGATAGGAACTGGAACAGAAAAGATATACGAGGATATAAAAAAGATATTTCCAGATCAGGTCTCATTTATTGATGAGGAAAGAAAAACAAGGATAAAAGTTGGAACAACTGTAATGGATAAGGAGTTTGTTTATGATAGGTATGATTTTGTTATAAATGTTTATCCTGATATATTTCTCTTTATGCCTGATTTTAAAGGGGATGAGGTATTCTTCAAATCTTTATTTCAGCCTTTGTTCTTATCAAAGGAAAGGTATATAGTCTTAACAAATGCGAAAGAAAATCCAGCTTTATTATCACTTTCTGAAAAAAAACCTTCATTATTCTACGAAAGTGAGCTTGAAAACAGAAAAATCTCCGGACTTCCACCTTTCAGAAGATTCATTCTCCTGACTTTTGAGAAGAAAGGTCTAAGCATAGAGTCTGTAAAAAGTATATTTGAGAAATGGCTTAAGGATGAAAAAATCAGAAATATTGATTATGAAGGGGTTTTTTACGCATACAGATCAAAGATAAGGGACAGAAATAGAGTCCAGATAATACTTAAGGATTTTAAAGAAAAAGAGAAACTGAAGAGACTTTATGAAAAATCATCAGAAAAAGGTATAAAATTAATTATTGATGTTGATCCAAAACAGATAGTTTAA
- the hslV gene encoding ATP-dependent protease subunit HslV, with protein MSRTKSTTICIVRRDGKTVIAGDGQVTLGNSVMKASARKIRKLYEGKIVVGFAGSAADGLALMERLEEKLNKYRGNLLRAAVELAKDWRTDKFLRRLEAVMVAADKEIMLLISGNGDVIEPDEPVLAIGSGGDYARSAALALYRNTDLSARQIVEEAMKIAGEICIYTNSNITIEEL; from the coding sequence ATGAGCAGAACTAAAAGCACAACGATATGTATTGTCAGAAGGGACGGCAAAACTGTTATCGCAGGTGATGGACAGGTCACACTTGGTAACTCAGTTATGAAAGCATCTGCAAGAAAGATAAGAAAGCTATATGAGGGGAAGATAGTTGTAGGTTTTGCAGGCTCTGCAGCTGACGGACTTGCACTTATGGAAAGACTTGAGGAAAAGCTTAACAAATACAGGGGAAATCTTTTAAGAGCCGCTGTTGAACTTGCAAAAGACTGGAGAACAGATAAATTTTTAAGAAGACTTGAGGCTGTTATGGTAGCAGCTGATAAGGAGATAATGCTTCTTATATCGGGAAATGGAGATGTTATAGAACCTGATGAGCCAGTTCTGGCGATAGGATCAGGAGGAGATTACGCAAGATCTGCTGCACTTGCACTTTACAGAAATACAGATCTTTCAGCGAGGCAGATCGTTGAAGAGGCCATGAAGATAGCAGGAGAGATATGTATATACACAAACAGCAACATAACTATAGAAGAGCTGTAA
- a CDS encoding C40 family peptidase, which produces MGRVISAVLTVLILSGLSFAKSKKYQLIENDYYNSLKVPYAKEKYRAVMVDDGIPAPKFQKDIVDFAIGFLGINYIFGGETSRGMDCSAFVQKVYAMAGIQLPRTARYQAEYGLFVSRENLQPGDLLFFQTYAKFPSHVGIYIGEGKMIHASSGSKRIIISDIDKDFYLRHFLFAKRLFLYDPEILTKNKESVKENEQN; this is translated from the coding sequence ATGGGTAGGGTTATATCTGCAGTTTTAACGGTTCTAATTCTCTCAGGTCTCTCATTTGCAAAAAGCAAAAAATACCAGCTGATAGAGAACGATTACTACAACAGTCTGAAGGTTCCTTATGCAAAGGAAAAGTACAGAGCTGTTATGGTTGATGACGGTATTCCCGCTCCCAAGTTCCAGAAGGATATAGTTGATTTTGCGATAGGTTTTCTCGGGATTAACTACATATTTGGTGGGGAAACAAGTAGAGGTATGGACTGTTCAGCCTTTGTCCAGAAGGTTTATGCAATGGCAGGTATACAGCTTCCAAGGACAGCAAGATATCAGGCTGAGTACGGTCTTTTTGTAAGCAGGGAGAATCTTCAGCCTGGAGATCTTCTATTCTTCCAGACATACGCAAAATTCCCATCACATGTTGGTATATACATAGGTGAAGGGAAGATGATACACGCCTCTTCAGGTAGTAAAAGGATAATAATATCTGATATTGATAAGGACTTTTATCTCAGACATTTCCTTTTTGCTAAAAGGCTTTTCCTTTATGATCCTGAGATACTCACAAAAAACAAAGAGAGTGTAAAAGAAAATGAGCAGAACTAA
- a CDS encoding RsmD family RNA methyltransferase — protein MKKIRPTSGKVKQALFNILYDITGESFLDLFAGTGEIGLTAVKKGASQVIFVEKDRKRAEQIKKKVSKYTQNFKVITADAIKFLKNYKKEAFDIIFADPPYDYKDYEKLIDLALEKLSENGVFILEHRSDRHFGADEERTYGDTTLSFWRKA, from the coding sequence ATGAAAAAGATTAGACCAACTTCAGGTAAAGTAAAACAGGCTTTATTTAATATTCTATACGATATTACAGGTGAGAGTTTCCTTGATCTCTTTGCAGGAACAGGTGAGATAGGTCTGACAGCTGTAAAAAAGGGGGCTTCTCAGGTTATATTTGTTGAGAAGGACAGAAAGAGGGCTGAGCAGATAAAGAAAAAGGTCTCAAAATACACACAGAATTTTAAGGTTATAACTGCCGATGCTATAAAATTTTTGAAAAATTATAAAAAAGAGGCTTTTGATATAATCTTTGCTGATCCACCTTACGATTATAAAGATTATGAGAAGCTTATAGATCTTGCCCTTGAAAAACTTTCAGAAAATGGCGTTTTTATACTTGAACACAGATCGGATAGACATTTTGGTGCTGATGAGGAGAGAACTTATGGGGACACAACATTATCATTCTGGAGAAAGGCATGA
- the coaD gene encoding pantetheine-phosphate adenylyltransferase — protein sequence MITKVCVYPGTFDPVHYGHIDIVKRALNVFENVIVAIAENPKKKPLFSIDERVDMFRESIKEFSDRVIVESFEGLLINFMRKYNTKIIVRGVRLFTDFEYELQIAMTNYNLDKVETFFLMPSQELIHISSSIVKDVALHHGDLSKMVHPYVEKKLREKFKV from the coding sequence ATGATAACAAAGGTTTGCGTTTATCCTGGAACTTTTGATCCTGTTCATTACGGGCATATAGATATTGTTAAGAGAGCCTTAAATGTTTTTGAGAATGTTATAGTTGCTATAGCTGAAAATCCTAAGAAAAAGCCCCTTTTCAGTATAGATGAAAGGGTTGATATGTTCAGGGAGTCAATAAAGGAGTTCTCAGACAGGGTTATTGTGGAATCATTTGAAGGACTTCTGATTAATTTTATGAGAAAGTACAACACAAAGATCATAGTCAGAGGAGTGAGACTTTTTACAGATTTTGAGTATGAGCTGCAGATAGCGATGACAAACTACAATCTTGATAAAGTTGAGACATTCTTCCTTATGCCTTCTCAGGAGCTTATACATATAAGCTCATCAATTGTTAAAGATGTTGCATTACACCACGGTGATCTTTCCAAAATGGTTCATCCTTATGTTGAAAAAAAATTAAGGGAGAAGTTTAAGGTGTGA
- the holA gene encoding DNA polymerase III subunit delta, whose product MAETNIIQLIKNFSFEDLLPVNLVYGKEELLKRQLIDKVKSFKGEDIHILWGDETSVKEIEEIFSSSSLFSKGNIAVLWDLESFIKNLKKGDTERFLDTLRKINSPDRFFIISNKDKLPAKEPYKSLKEIANIIVSAPLTPKAFVLSIKKKIEGNGKKIDDRTVLYLSSKLKNDLMYAKQEIEKLLLYVSDKDEITEEDIDKVVIPKIEENIFVFLNRFFSKDPKAVEIFINLIETTHHPFEVQSFLLGQLNKLLVFRSLLDEGKPLDAVFSQLGIKHPAQKGTFQKLVSVLSKEDLIEMIKELYKLEIQQKVYYSDIYESSTEYVIKMVNG is encoded by the coding sequence ATGGCAGAGACAAATATTATTCAGCTTATTAAAAATTTCAGTTTTGAGGATCTATTACCTGTAAATCTTGTTTACGGTAAAGAGGAGCTGTTAAAGAGGCAGCTTATTGATAAGGTTAAGTCTTTTAAGGGTGAGGATATCCATATACTGTGGGGGGATGAAACCTCTGTGAAGGAGATAGAGGAGATATTCTCAAGTTCTTCACTTTTTTCAAAGGGAAATATAGCTGTTTTATGGGATCTTGAGAGTTTTATAAAAAATCTGAAAAAGGGAGATACTGAAAGATTTTTAGATACTCTCAGAAAGATAAACAGTCCTGACAGATTTTTTATAATATCAAATAAGGATAAACTACCTGCAAAAGAGCCTTATAAAAGTTTAAAAGAGATAGCAAATATAATCGTTTCAGCACCGTTAACACCTAAGGCCTTTGTTCTTTCAATAAAGAAAAAGATAGAGGGAAATGGGAAAAAGATAGATGACAGAACAGTTCTGTATCTATCCTCAAAGCTGAAAAATGATCTTATGTATGCAAAACAGGAGATAGAAAAGCTCCTCCTATATGTTTCTGATAAAGATGAGATAACGGAAGAGGATATTGATAAAGTTGTTATACCAAAGATTGAGGAAAATATATTTGTTTTCCTTAATAGATTTTTCTCAAAAGATCCAAAGGCTGTAGAGATCTTTATCAATCTTATAGAAACAACACATCATCCATTTGAGGTACAGTCTTTCTTACTTGGTCAGCTTAACAAACTGCTTGTATTCAGATCTTTACTTGATGAAGGAAAACCTTTAGATGCTGTATTTTCCCAGCTTGGGATAAAACATCCTGCACAGAAGGGAACATTTCAGAAGCTGGTCTCTGTTCTATCAAAGGAAGACCTGATAGAGATGATTAAGGAGCTGTATAAACTTGAGATACAGCAGAAGGTTTACTACAGTGATATATATGAGAGCTCAACAGAGTATGTGATAAAGATGGTGAATGGATAA
- the ruvB gene encoding Holliday junction branch migration DNA helicase RuvB, with product MEILREESFDIDLRPKSIDDYIGQDEVKKQIKIFVDASKKTGKTLDHILIGGPPGLGKTSLAQVIARELGKNIVFTSGPVLEKKGDIAGILSSLEEGDILFIDEIHRLNPSVEEALYPAMEDFCLDIIIGKGSSSRSVRIDIPPFTLIGATTRSGMLTSPLISRFGIILHIDYYDTDSLTRIVLRSAKILGIKITENGAREIARRSRGTPRIANRFLKRVYDFAVVKKDGTVTEDTAREALDFLGIDSYGLDSRDRKYLQIIIEKFNGKPVGLNTLSSALSEDRYTIEEIIEPFLLRSGFIERTPKGRKPTDKALKIFKKI from the coding sequence ATGGAAATCTTAAGGGAAGAGAGCTTTGATATAGATCTCAGACCTAAAAGTATAGATGATTATATAGGTCAGGATGAGGTAAAAAAACAGATAAAGATATTTGTTGATGCCTCAAAAAAAACAGGTAAAACACTTGATCATATACTTATAGGCGGTCCACCTGGACTTGGGAAAACATCACTTGCACAGGTTATAGCCAGGGAGCTGGGGAAGAATATTGTGTTCACCTCAGGTCCTGTCCTTGAGAAGAAGGGAGATATAGCTGGTATACTCTCCTCACTTGAGGAGGGGGATATACTCTTTATAGATGAGATCCATAGACTCAATCCTTCTGTAGAGGAGGCTTTATATCCTGCAATGGAGGATTTCTGCCTTGATATAATCATAGGAAAGGGAAGCAGTTCAAGATCTGTAAGGATAGATATACCACCTTTTACGCTGATAGGAGCAACAACAAGATCAGGGATGTTAACATCCCCCTTAATATCAAGATTTGGGATAATACTTCATATTGATTATTACGATACGGATTCCCTAACAAGGATAGTCTTAAGATCTGCAAAGATACTCGGTATAAAGATAACAGAAAATGGGGCAAGGGAGATAGCAAGAAGGTCAAGGGGAACTCCAAGAATAGCAAACAGATTTTTAAAAAGGGTTTACGACTTTGCTGTTGTAAAAAAAGACGGAACTGTAACTGAAGATACAGCAAGGGAGGCGCTTGATTTTTTAGGAATAGACAGTTACGGTCTTGACAGCAGGGACAGAAAGTATCTCCAGATAATAATTGAAAAGTTCAACGGAAAACCTGTAGGTCTCAACACTCTCTCTTCAGCTCTGTCAGAGGACAGGTACACAATAGAGGAGATAATTGAGCCGTTTCTTTTAAGATCAGGTTTTATAGAGAGAACACCAAAGGGTAGAAAGCCGACAGATAAAGCCTTAAAAATATTCAAAAAAATTTGA
- the nadA gene encoding quinolinate synthase NadA — MTAVVENKEALIERINYLRKKKNAVLLAHFYQRGEIQDIADYVGDSLELARRAQETDADIIVFSGVRFMAETAKILNPTKKVLHPNPESGCPMADMATVEGVLKLKEEHPDAVVVSYINTNADVKTISDVIVTSRNAVKVVKALDAKKIIFVPDQFLGSYIARQVPEKEFILWKGFCPPHFNLTPDQLLALKERYPDAKIAVHPECNTETVKIADFVGSTSQIIEFATTCDSKNVIIGTEIGLKHWLEKLNPDKNYIFPVNADYCGTIHCCDMKKNTLEKIADVLEREINEIVLPEDIIEKAKKPLDKMLEIV, encoded by the coding sequence TTGACAGCTGTTGTAGAGAACAAAGAGGCTTTAATTGAGAGAATAAATTATCTGAGAAAGAAAAAAAATGCTGTTCTTCTCGCACATTTCTACCAGAGAGGAGAGATACAGGACATAGCAGACTATGTTGGTGATTCCCTTGAGCTTGCAAGGAGGGCACAGGAAACTGATGCTGACATTATTGTTTTCTCAGGTGTGAGATTTATGGCTGAAACGGCAAAAATACTCAATCCAACAAAAAAAGTTCTCCATCCAAACCCTGAAAGTGGCTGTCCTATGGCTGATATGGCCACAGTTGAAGGTGTTTTGAAACTTAAAGAGGAGCATCCGGACGCTGTTGTTGTTTCATATATAAACACAAATGCAGATGTCAAAACAATATCTGATGTTATTGTTACATCAAGAAATGCTGTAAAAGTGGTTAAGGCTTTGGATGCAAAGAAGATAATATTTGTTCCAGACCAGTTTCTTGGAAGCTATATAGCAAGGCAGGTTCCAGAGAAGGAGTTTATACTCTGGAAAGGATTCTGTCCTCCACATTTTAATCTAACACCTGATCAGCTTCTTGCACTTAAAGAGAGATATCCTGATGCCAAGATAGCTGTTCATCCAGAGTGTAACACTGAGACCGTTAAGATAGCAGATTTTGTTGGAAGTACATCACAGATAATTGAGTTTGCAACAACCTGTGACTCTAAGAATGTGATAATAGGAACGGAGATAGGTCTAAAACACTGGCTTGAGAAGTTAAACCCAGACAAGAACTATATATTCCCTGTTAATGCAGACTACTGTGGAACCATACACTGCTGTGATATGAAGAAGAACACACTTGAGAAGATAGCTGATGTTTTAGAGAGGGAGATTAATGAGATAGTTCTTCCAGAGGATATTATAGAAAAAGCGAAAAAACCATTAGATAAGATGCTTGAGATAGTTTAA
- a CDS encoding rhodanese-like domain-containing protein produces the protein MFLDRETYSKIHISVNELKEKIDSGEDFILLDVREPQEYEFSRIREKEAMLIPLMKLPAVIDKLPKDKPIYIICRSGNRSLQATLWLMEKGFKNVKNVEGGILAWSEFIDPTVPQY, from the coding sequence TTGTTTTTAGACAGAGAGACTTACAGCAAGATACATATCTCAGTAAATGAGCTCAAGGAAAAGATAGACAGCGGTGAGGATTTTATCCTTCTAGACGTTAGAGAACCTCAGGAGTATGAGTTTTCAAGGATAAGAGAAAAAGAGGCTATGCTAATTCCACTTATGAAACTTCCCGCAGTTATAGACAAGCTTCCTAAGGATAAACCTATATACATAATCTGTAGAAGCGGAAACAGAAGCCTTCAGGCAACTTTATGGCTTATGGAAAAAGGGTTTAAAAATGTTAAAAATGTTGAAGGTGGTATTTTGGCGTGGTCTGAATTTATAGATCCGACAGTCCCCCAGTACTAA
- a CDS encoding FAD-binding oxidoreductase, whose amino-acid sequence MFEIEQREIINVPENIKNILRKEIGEYKVLDDDMDRLLYSYDATRIKMLPSVVVIPETEEEVRKVVSICYQEGIPVTPRGAGSGYTGGALPVKGGVLVSFEKMDRILEIDEENAVARVQPGVVTYKLQQEVEKRGLFYPPDPASYKFCTIGGNVAENAGGPRCVKYGVTREYVMELNTVIYSGEIIHTGRPTLKDVAGYDITRVLIGSEGTLGLFTEITLKLIPKPKASKTVKAIFSDIASVGKTVKDIFKAGISPSALEFMDKLAINAVEDFGHFGLPRDAEVLLLIEVDGHPKALEEEIVEVARICELNGASVEIAQTDREAENLWTARRSLSPAVSKLGRVKINEDIVFPRSYLPEALPQLRDIGKRYNLKMVNFGHIGDGNVHANFMISGLDPDELKRTEKAVEEVFDLALKYGGSITGEHGVGITKASFMKKMFKPKEIEIMRGIKSVFDPEGLINPGKMGL is encoded by the coding sequence ATGTTTGAGATAGAACAGAGAGAGATTATAAATGTTCCAGAGAATATAAAAAATATACTGAGGAAGGAGATAGGGGAATATAAAGTTCTTGATGATGATATGGACAGGCTTCTCTATTCTTACGATGCAACAAGGATAAAAATGCTTCCTTCAGTTGTCGTTATACCAGAGACAGAAGAGGAGGTAAGAAAGGTAGTAAGTATATGCTATCAGGAGGGAATACCTGTAACCCCAAGGGGTGCAGGATCAGGATATACGGGAGGAGCTCTTCCTGTTAAAGGTGGTGTTCTTGTTTCATTTGAGAAGATGGACAGAATACTTGAGATAGATGAGGAAAACGCTGTAGCCAGGGTTCAGCCTGGCGTGGTTACATATAAACTCCAGCAGGAGGTTGAAAAAAGAGGGCTTTTCTATCCACCAGATCCTGCAAGCTACAAGTTCTGCACAATTGGGGGAAATGTTGCTGAGAATGCTGGAGGTCCAAGATGTGTTAAGTATGGGGTTACAAGAGAGTATGTTATGGAGCTAAACACTGTAATATACAGCGGTGAGATTATACACACAGGGAGACCTACACTGAAGGATGTTGCAGGATACGATATAACAAGGGTTCTTATAGGAAGTGAGGGAACTTTAGGCCTTTTCACAGAGATAACATTAAAGCTTATACCTAAACCTAAAGCTTCAAAAACAGTGAAGGCTATATTCTCAGATATAGCTTCTGTAGGAAAAACTGTAAAGGATATATTCAAGGCGGGAATATCCCCTTCCGCCCTTGAGTTTATGGATAAACTTGCTATAAACGCTGTTGAGGATTTTGGTCATTTTGGACTGCCGAGAGATGCTGAAGTTTTATTACTTATTGAGGTTGACGGGCATCCAAAGGCTTTAGAGGAGGAGATAGTTGAGGTGGCAAGAATATGTGAGCTTAATGGAGCATCTGTTGAGATAGCCCAGACAGATAGAGAGGCTGAAAATCTGTGGACTGCGAGAAGATCACTATCACCTGCCGTATCAAAACTGGGAAGGGTTAAGATAAACGAGGATATAGTATTCCCAAGAAGTTATCTCCCTGAAGCACTCCCTCAGCTCAGGGATATTGGTAAGAGATACAATCTGAAGATGGTAAATTTTGGACATATCGGTGATGGAAATGTTCATGCAAACTTCATGATAAGCGGTCTTGATCCTGATGAGCTGAAAAGGACGGAAAAGGCTGTGGAAGAGGTGTTTGATCTTGCCTTGAAGTACGGTGGATCAATAACCGGAGAACATGGTGTAGGTATAACAAAAGCATCATTTATGAAAAAGATGTTCAAGCCTAAAGAGATAGAGATAATGAGGGGAATAAAGTCAGTCTTTGATCCGGAAGGTCTGATAAATCCCGGCAAGATGGGTCTGTGA